A stretch of the Nothobranchius furzeri strain GRZ-AD chromosome 5, NfurGRZ-RIMD1, whole genome shotgun sequence genome encodes the following:
- the rasd2a gene encoding GTP-binding protein Rhes codes for MNTAVTVHFPVDGILEVFSSFTEHQQSALHSAALFPHQKLSDISKTGMGVIKTVKECWRRQEMKVVTRRSSSSGNQQAYRPPPEPRILESGVTKPRNRHRIVVLGAHKVGKTNLIRRFLGGEYEEQYETTIEDFYRKLFYIEGEAYQIDLLDAARERDFPAKRRLSILTGDIFLLVFSLDDKESLNEVRALLTEIRATKAKIQKPTQPLKAPVVVCGNKADLDAQRVVSGLEAGEVLGEDVPFFETSAKTGTGLEAVFTALATLGGLPDETRPSRHEIVPILTYQSLCVGERGRGRRRHSRGIGAPCAAVDPLARRPSFTSDLRMVLGSSPKHKKPETCQVQ; via the exons ATGAACACAGCAGTGACGGTGCACTTTCCCGTTGATGGCATCCTCGAAGTGTTCAGCTCTTTCACCGAGCATCAGCAGTCAGCTCTCCATAGCGCAGCGCTATTTCCGCATCAAAAACTCTCAGATATCTCCAAAACGGGCATGGGCGTCATCAAAACTGTTAAAGAGTGCTGGAGACGGCAGGAGATGAAAGTGGTGACGCGTAGGTCCTCAAGTTCTGGAAACCAACAGGCATATCGACCTCCCCCAGAGCCCCGGATTCTGGAGTCAGGGGTGACCAAGCCCAGGAACCGGCACAGAATAGTTGTGCTCGGGGCGCACAAAGTTGGTAAAACCAACCTCATCAGGCGGTTCTTGGGGGGAGAATATGAGGAGCAATATGAAACAACTATCGAGGACTTCTATAGAAAACTGTTCTACATAGAAGGAGAGGCGTACCAGATTGATCTTCTGGATGCAGCAAGGGAAAGAGACTTCCCTGCAAAGAGGAGATTGTCCATACTGACAG GTGACATATTCCTGCTTGTCTTCAGCTTGGATGACAAAGAATCCTTGAATGAGGTCCGTGCGCTTCTAACCGAGATCAGAGCCACCAAGGCAAAGATACAAAAGCCAACCCAGCCTCTGAAAGCTCCAGTCGTGGTCTGTGGTAACAAAGCGGACCTGGACGCTCAGCGGGTCGTGAGCGGGTTGGAGGCAGGAGAAGTCCTCGGTGAGGACGTCCCATTCTTCGAAACCTCCGCAAAAACCGGCACCGGACTGGAGGCTGTGTTCACTGCTCTTGCCACACTGGGCGGACTACCTGACGAGACCAGGCCGTCTCGGCACGAGATCGTCCCCATCCTGACCTACCAGTCGCTGTGCGTTGGTGAGCGTGGCAGGGGAAGGAGGAGGCACTCGCGGGGAATCGGTGCGCCTTGCGCCGCCGTGGACCCTCTTGCGCGCCGCCCGAGCTTCACCAGCGACCTGCGGATGGTGCTTGGATCAAGCCCCAAACACAAGAAACCCGAGACGTGTCAGGTTCAATGA
- the rsad1 gene encoding radical S-adenosyl methionine domain-containing protein 1, mitochondrial isoform X2 yields MRRALPAASRVLSCRLRRFSTDIVTEDVSASNNLTKEASLYVHWPYCLRRCTYCNFNKYVPKDNNGHVMAECLQRETETLLQLSQVSCITSVFFGGGTPSLAPPSTISIILETISKHASLHDQAEVTLEVNPTLEGRSKLVDFHHAGVNRFSIGVQSLQDEDLKRLGRDHSSAEALQCIREARRLCPGRVSVDVMFGRPSQTFESWEVELSELLQVCDDHVSLYQLTLERGTQLFKQVQGGNVTMLDEEVVSEMYQHARKTLHQHGFQQYEVSNFARNKSGSLHNLSYWKGRQYIGVGPGAHGRFVPLGEGGVSREARTQTLEPDVWIREVQERGHGTRRRIQLSHLQLLEEVLVMGMRMTKGINHKHWELFSPVLGLNEIFGVSVGVRELLQSGHLIMDDSPYTPSRSLRSSDQNLLVVQHQAKDQR; encoded by the exons ATGAGACGCGCGCTTCCTGCGGCCAGCCGCGTCCTCTCCTGCAGGCTGCGCCGCTTCTCCACAGACATCGTGACTGAAGATGTGTCTGCTTCAAACAACCTCACCAAAGAGGCGTCTCTTTACGTGCAC TGGCCTTACTGCCTCAGAAGATGCACCTACTGCAACTTCAACAAGTACGTACCCAAAGACAACAATGGCCACGTCATGGCGGAGTGTCTTCAGAGGGAAACAGAGACTTTGCTGCAGCTCAGTCAGGTATCCTG CATCACATCCGTGTTTTTTGGAGGTGGGACTCCGAGTCTGGCTCCCCCCTCAACTATCAGCATTATCCTTGAGACAATTTCCAAACACGCGAGCCTCCATGATCAGGCTGAGGTCACATTGGAGGTCAACCCCACTCTAGAGGGAAGGTCAAAGTTAGTAGACTTCCACCATGCTGGAGTGAACCGCTTCTCTATTGGTGTCCAG TCTTTGCAGGATGAGGACTTGAAACGTTTAGGAAGAGACCACAGCTCTGCGGAAGCTTTACAATGCATCAGAGAGGCGAGGAGACTTTGCCCTGGCCGGGTTTCCGTAGATGTCATGTTCGGACGACCCAGTCAGACTTTTGAATCCTGGGAAGTTGAGTTGTctgagctgctgcaggtgtgtgATGACCACGTCTCTCTGTATCAGCTGACTCTTGAGCGGGGGACTCAGCTGTTTAAACAGGTCCAGGGGGGAAATGTAACCATGCTCGATGAGGAAGTGGTGTCAGAGATGTACCAGCATGCCAGGAAGACTCTGCACCAGCACGGCTTTCAGCAGTACGAGGTGTCTAACTTCGCAAGAAAC AAATCTGGGAGTCTTCACAACTTGAGCTACTGGAAAGGAAGACAGTACATTGGAGTTGGTCCAG gagcaCATGGGCGGTTCGTTCCTTTGGGGGAGGGAGGTGTTTCTCGCGAGGCCCGGACACAGACTCTGGAGCCGGACGTGTGGATCCGTGaagtccaggagagaggacatggGACACGGAGGCGGATACAACTGAGCCACCTCCAACT ATTGGAGGAGGTGTTGGTGATGGGAATGAGAATGACCAAGGGCATTAATCACAAG CACTGGGAGCTGTTCAGCCCTGTGTTAGGTCTTAATGAAATCTTTGGGGTGTCTGTTGGTGTCAGAGAGCTGCTGCAGAGTGGACATCTGATTATGGATGACAG tccctacacccccagcaggtccctgaggtccagtgaccaaaacctgctcgttgtgcagcaccaggctaaagaccaaaggtga
- the rsad1 gene encoding radical S-adenosyl methionine domain-containing protein 1, mitochondrial isoform X3 has translation MRRALPAASRVLSCRLRRFSTDIVTEDVSASNNLTKEASLYVHWPYCLRRCTYCNFNKYVPKDNNGHVMAECLQRETETLLQLSQVSCITSVFFGGGTPSLAPPSTISIILETISKHASLHDQAEVTLEVNPTLEGRSKLVDFHHAGVNRFSIGVQSLQDEDLKRLGRDHSSAEALQCIREARRLCPGRVSVDVMFGRPSQTFESWEVELSELLQVCDDHVSLYQLTLERGTQLFKQVQGGNVTMLDEEVVSEMYQHARKTLHQHGFQQYEVSNFARNKSGSLHNLSYWKGRQYIGVGPGAHGRFVPLGEGGVSREARTQTLEPDVWIREVQERGHGTRRRIQLSHLQLLEEVLVMGMRMTKGINHKHWELFSPVLGLNEIFGVSVGVRELLQSGHLIMDDRSLRSSDQNLLVVQHQAKDQR, from the exons ATGAGACGCGCGCTTCCTGCGGCCAGCCGCGTCCTCTCCTGCAGGCTGCGCCGCTTCTCCACAGACATCGTGACTGAAGATGTGTCTGCTTCAAACAACCTCACCAAAGAGGCGTCTCTTTACGTGCAC TGGCCTTACTGCCTCAGAAGATGCACCTACTGCAACTTCAACAAGTACGTACCCAAAGACAACAATGGCCACGTCATGGCGGAGTGTCTTCAGAGGGAAACAGAGACTTTGCTGCAGCTCAGTCAGGTATCCTG CATCACATCCGTGTTTTTTGGAGGTGGGACTCCGAGTCTGGCTCCCCCCTCAACTATCAGCATTATCCTTGAGACAATTTCCAAACACGCGAGCCTCCATGATCAGGCTGAGGTCACATTGGAGGTCAACCCCACTCTAGAGGGAAGGTCAAAGTTAGTAGACTTCCACCATGCTGGAGTGAACCGCTTCTCTATTGGTGTCCAG TCTTTGCAGGATGAGGACTTGAAACGTTTAGGAAGAGACCACAGCTCTGCGGAAGCTTTACAATGCATCAGAGAGGCGAGGAGACTTTGCCCTGGCCGGGTTTCCGTAGATGTCATGTTCGGACGACCCAGTCAGACTTTTGAATCCTGGGAAGTTGAGTTGTctgagctgctgcaggtgtgtgATGACCACGTCTCTCTGTATCAGCTGACTCTTGAGCGGGGGACTCAGCTGTTTAAACAGGTCCAGGGGGGAAATGTAACCATGCTCGATGAGGAAGTGGTGTCAGAGATGTACCAGCATGCCAGGAAGACTCTGCACCAGCACGGCTTTCAGCAGTACGAGGTGTCTAACTTCGCAAGAAAC AAATCTGGGAGTCTTCACAACTTGAGCTACTGGAAAGGAAGACAGTACATTGGAGTTGGTCCAG gagcaCATGGGCGGTTCGTTCCTTTGGGGGAGGGAGGTGTTTCTCGCGAGGCCCGGACACAGACTCTGGAGCCGGACGTGTGGATCCGTGaagtccaggagagaggacatggGACACGGAGGCGGATACAACTGAGCCACCTCCAACT ATTGGAGGAGGTGTTGGTGATGGGAATGAGAATGACCAAGGGCATTAATCACAAG CACTGGGAGCTGTTCAGCCCTGTGTTAGGTCTTAATGAAATCTTTGGGGTGTCTGTTGGTGTCAGAGAGCTGCTGCAGAGTGGACATCTGATTATGGATGACAG gtccctgaggtccagtgaccaaaacctgctcgttgtgcagcaccaggctaaagaccaaaggtga
- the rsad1 gene encoding radical S-adenosyl methionine domain-containing protein 1, mitochondrial isoform X1, whose protein sequence is MRRALPAASRVLSCRLRRFSTDIVTEDVSASNNLTKEASLYVHWPYCLRRCTYCNFNKYVPKDNNGHVMAECLQRETETLLQLSQVSCITSVFFGGGTPSLAPPSTISIILETISKHASLHDQAEVTLEVNPTLEGRSKLVDFHHAGVNRFSIGVQSLQDEDLKRLGRDHSSAEALQCIREARRLCPGRVSVDVMFGRPSQTFESWEVELSELLQVCDDHVSLYQLTLERGTQLFKQVQGGNVTMLDEEVVSEMYQHARKTLHQHGFQQYEVSNFARNKSGSLHNLSYWKGRQYIGVGPGAHGRFVPLGEGGVSREARTQTLEPDVWIREVQERGHGTRRRIQLSHLQLLEEVLVMGMRMTKGINHKHWELFSPVLGLNEIFGVSVGVRELLQSGHLIMDDRGLRCSWDGLAVLDSILPVLLVELERQIC, encoded by the exons ATGAGACGCGCGCTTCCTGCGGCCAGCCGCGTCCTCTCCTGCAGGCTGCGCCGCTTCTCCACAGACATCGTGACTGAAGATGTGTCTGCTTCAAACAACCTCACCAAAGAGGCGTCTCTTTACGTGCAC TGGCCTTACTGCCTCAGAAGATGCACCTACTGCAACTTCAACAAGTACGTACCCAAAGACAACAATGGCCACGTCATGGCGGAGTGTCTTCAGAGGGAAACAGAGACTTTGCTGCAGCTCAGTCAGGTATCCTG CATCACATCCGTGTTTTTTGGAGGTGGGACTCCGAGTCTGGCTCCCCCCTCAACTATCAGCATTATCCTTGAGACAATTTCCAAACACGCGAGCCTCCATGATCAGGCTGAGGTCACATTGGAGGTCAACCCCACTCTAGAGGGAAGGTCAAAGTTAGTAGACTTCCACCATGCTGGAGTGAACCGCTTCTCTATTGGTGTCCAG TCTTTGCAGGATGAGGACTTGAAACGTTTAGGAAGAGACCACAGCTCTGCGGAAGCTTTACAATGCATCAGAGAGGCGAGGAGACTTTGCCCTGGCCGGGTTTCCGTAGATGTCATGTTCGGACGACCCAGTCAGACTTTTGAATCCTGGGAAGTTGAGTTGTctgagctgctgcaggtgtgtgATGACCACGTCTCTCTGTATCAGCTGACTCTTGAGCGGGGGACTCAGCTGTTTAAACAGGTCCAGGGGGGAAATGTAACCATGCTCGATGAGGAAGTGGTGTCAGAGATGTACCAGCATGCCAGGAAGACTCTGCACCAGCACGGCTTTCAGCAGTACGAGGTGTCTAACTTCGCAAGAAAC AAATCTGGGAGTCTTCACAACTTGAGCTACTGGAAAGGAAGACAGTACATTGGAGTTGGTCCAG gagcaCATGGGCGGTTCGTTCCTTTGGGGGAGGGAGGTGTTTCTCGCGAGGCCCGGACACAGACTCTGGAGCCGGACGTGTGGATCCGTGaagtccaggagagaggacatggGACACGGAGGCGGATACAACTGAGCCACCTCCAACT ATTGGAGGAGGTGTTGGTGATGGGAATGAGAATGACCAAGGGCATTAATCACAAG CACTGGGAGCTGTTCAGCCCTGTGTTAGGTCTTAATGAAATCTTTGGGGTGTCTGTTGGTGTCAGAGAGCTGCTGCAGAGTGGACATCTGATTATGGATGACAG ggGTCTGAGATGTTCCTGGGACGGTTTGGCTGTACTGGACAGCATACTTCCTGTTTTGCTGGTGGAGTTAGAAAGGCAGATTTGTTAA
- the LOC129160829 gene encoding GTPase IMAP family member 9: MDKKKKGSAKELRLMVVGSSGPSQFQLTNAILGKEAFSKDVTSISASMKNKGQLGGRPVAVVNGPNIYDKDISHPKREMELRRSKCLCIPGPHAFLIAFDLENISLNDMKTPKLLKKRFGANCLKHCMVLFAYEGDLDGAALENRVKKTDWYLRELIEKYGGRFHVFKKNWRGRCQEKELLRKIEVMVASLGGGHFSSRTFQKAEDSVRKEERRLRKKRSEEIERTWNEMEQQYIAKDLRLQKDAYNACIGAEIQAKAELDNGWLRTSLVRGLGTGLVVGAVMGALFGAIEGPGGMVLYGFIGGAVGASAGGTAQVAIKHMENRVYPPVRLNFNSIFINRFFAASRSC, translated from the exons ATGGATAAAAAGAAGAAAG GATCTGCTAAGGAGCTCCGACTCATGGTGGTCGGCAGCAGCGGGCCTTCCCAGTTCCAACTGACCAATGCTATACTGGGAAAGGAGGCATTTTCCAAGGATGTCACCAGCATTTCTGCCAGCATGAAGAATAAGGGACAGCTGGGTGGTAGACCAGTGGCTGTAGTTAACGGACCAAATATTTATGATAAAGACATATCTCATCCAAAGAGGGAGATGGAGCTGAGAAGGTCAAAGTGCTTGTGCATACCTGGTCCTCACGCCTTCCTAATTGCTTTTGACCTGGAAAACATCTCCCTCAATGACATGAAAACTCCCAAACTGCTCAAAAAACGCTTCGGTGCCAACTGTCTAAAACACTGCATGGTGCTGTTTGCCTACGAGGGAGATCTGGATGGCGCTGCATTGGAAAACAGGGTGAAGAAGACTGACTGGTACCTGAGAGAACTGATTGAAAAGTATGGTGGTcgttttcatgtttttaagaagAACTGGAGAGGTCGCTGCCAGGAGAAGGAGCTGCTGAGGAAGATCGAAGTGATGGTGGCTTCGCTGGGAGGCGGACACTTCTCTAGCAGGACTTTCCAAAAGGCAGAGGACAGTGTGAGGAAGGAGGAGAGGCGGCTGAGGAAAAAAAGGTCAGAGGAGATAGAGCGGACGTGGAATGAAATGGAGCAGCAGTACATAGCGAAGGATCTGCGCTTGCAGAAGGATGCCTACAATGCCTGCATTGGAGCAGAGATCCAAGCTAAAGCTGAGCTGGACAACGGGTGGCTCAGGACGTCGCTGGTAAGAGGCCTGGGGACAGGCCTGGTGGTTGGAGCTGTGATGGGTGCTCTGTTTGGTGCTATTGAGGGACCAGGAGGGATGGTGCTTTATGGTTTTATAGGGGGGGCAGTTGGTGCGTCTGCAGGAGGAACTGCTCAGGTAGCGATCAAGCATATGGAGAATAGAGTGTACCCACCTGTCAGACTCAACTTCAACTCAATCTTCATCAACCGCTTCTTTGCAGCTTCTCGTAGCTGCTAG